Proteins from one Planctomyces sp. SH-PL62 genomic window:
- a CDS encoding MBL fold metallo-hydrolase codes for MTFQFAVLGSGSKGNSALFRQQGAGILIDAGLGVRSLTERLASVGSDWSHLAAVVLTHTHGDHVDTGVFRGMARRGIPLYCHEGHHRNLGRDAGFTTLEALGLVRIYDERPFLAPSGFRIEPIPAWHDGGPAFGFRMEAGAGRKRRGVSVGYLTDTGTWCDATAEALVDVDVLGIEFNHDETLQRTSGRHPALIARNLGDHGHLSNRQGADLVSSVLSRSRGDRVSHLVLLHLSDQCNRPELALREAGDAVRESGRQVLIHAARQAPAHPDLSFGPARSAFDWKPHAAGDRPSRPSKSRWRPSEACGFLPGLYLENS; via the coding sequence ATGACCTTCCAGTTCGCCGTCCTCGGCAGCGGCTCGAAGGGCAACTCCGCGTTGTTCCGGCAGCAGGGCGCGGGGATCCTGATCGACGCCGGCCTCGGCGTCCGCTCCCTGACCGAGCGACTGGCGAGCGTCGGCTCGGACTGGTCGCACCTGGCGGCCGTCGTCCTCACCCACACCCACGGCGACCACGTGGACACCGGGGTGTTCCGGGGGATGGCAAGGCGGGGGATCCCCCTTTATTGCCACGAAGGGCACCATCGGAACCTGGGAAGGGACGCGGGTTTTACGACCCTGGAAGCCCTCGGCTTGGTCCGGATCTATGACGAGCGACCTTTCCTGGCTCCCAGCGGTTTCCGGATCGAGCCGATCCCGGCCTGGCACGACGGCGGACCGGCCTTCGGGTTCCGCATGGAGGCGGGAGCGGGAAGGAAGCGTCGGGGCGTCTCGGTCGGCTACCTGACCGACACCGGCACCTGGTGCGACGCCACGGCGGAAGCCCTCGTCGACGTCGACGTGCTGGGGATCGAATTCAACCACGACGAGACGTTGCAGCGGACCTCCGGCCGACACCCGGCCCTGATCGCGCGAAACCTGGGAGACCACGGGCACCTTTCCAACCGCCAGGGGGCCGACCTGGTCTCCTCGGTCCTCTCACGCTCTCGCGGCGATCGCGTCAGCCACCTGGTGCTCCTGCATCTCAGCGACCAGTGCAACCGTCCGGAACTGGCGCTTCGCGAGGCCGGCGACGCGGTCCGGGAGAGCGGCCGGCAGGTGCTGATCCACGCGGCCCGGCAGGCGCCCGCGCATCCCGACCTGAGCTTCGGCCCGGCGCGGTCGGCGTTCGACTGGAAGCCGCACGCCGCCGGCGACCGGCCTTCGCGGCCCAGCAAGTCGCGATGGCGTCCGTCCGAAGCGTGCGGCTTCCTCCCTGGCCTGTACCTGGAGAATTCGTGA
- a CDS encoding PHP-associated domain-containing protein has product MKFDHHLHTSRHSPDSEMDPLDMLERAREIGLDGVVITEHDYQWAPDELAELSSRAGGLKVFSGVEVSAREGHFLVYGLPDLSEAPPGIAVGDLLEVVERRGAAIVAAHPFRWFQPFDRIVARFGPAFHGVEFVSNNVTAETRAQAEALLASSPMARTGSSDAHHVETLGCYFSEFDAPVDSLADFVAALRSGRVRPRHHQDARLTSGPV; this is encoded by the coding sequence ATGAAATTCGACCATCACCTGCATACGTCCCGCCACTCGCCCGACAGCGAAATGGACCCTCTCGACATGCTCGAACGCGCCCGCGAGATCGGGCTCGACGGCGTGGTCATCACCGAGCACGATTACCAGTGGGCCCCCGACGAGTTGGCCGAGCTGTCGAGCCGCGCGGGAGGGCTCAAGGTCTTCTCGGGCGTCGAGGTCTCGGCGCGCGAGGGCCATTTCCTCGTCTACGGCCTCCCCGACCTGAGCGAAGCCCCCCCGGGGATCGCGGTCGGCGACCTCCTCGAGGTCGTCGAGCGCCGGGGGGCGGCGATCGTCGCCGCGCATCCCTTCCGCTGGTTCCAGCCGTTCGATCGCATCGTCGCCCGATTCGGCCCCGCCTTCCACGGCGTCGAATTCGTCAGCAACAACGTCACCGCCGAGACGAGAGCCCAGGCCGAGGCCCTCCTGGCGTCCTCGCCGATGGCCCGCACCGGATCCAGCGACGCCCACCACGTCGAGACGCTCGGTTGCTATTTCAGCGAGTTCGACGCCCCCGTCGACTCCCTGGCCGATTTCGTCGCCGCACTCCGGAGCGGACGCGTCCGCCCTCGCCACCATCAAGACGCGAGGCTCACCTCGGGGCCCGTGTGA
- a CDS encoding UDP-2,3-diacylglucosamine diphosphatase: MSDYFLSDVHLREDRPERGRRLLRFLDRLESGDRLLIAGDLCDFWMGSRLSSGELARDPALEALAVFRAKGGDLSILPGNHDAWLVPFYQDRLGAAILTEPVEVESHGLRLHIVHGHLLGARRKWKAALESREFFRGFGMLPGPAAGVLDRILESKNRRGLEADELRHLTLYRDYADGLEDAVDLAVFGHVHRPVDQPGRPRMIVLGGWQNRSSFLKIDPSGASFHIEERDPDDDAQARTGRDLNPSETNSVS, translated from the coding sequence GTGAGCGACTACTTCCTCAGCGACGTCCACCTGCGTGAAGACCGCCCCGAGCGCGGGCGCCGCCTCCTTCGGTTCCTCGACCGGCTCGAATCGGGCGACCGACTCCTGATCGCCGGCGATCTCTGCGACTTCTGGATGGGCTCCCGGCTGTCGTCCGGCGAGCTCGCCCGAGATCCCGCCCTGGAGGCGCTGGCCGTATTCCGGGCGAAGGGGGGCGACCTTTCGATCCTCCCCGGCAACCATGACGCCTGGCTCGTCCCCTTCTATCAGGACCGCCTGGGGGCCGCGATCCTGACCGAGCCGGTCGAGGTCGAGAGCCATGGCCTGCGGCTCCATATCGTCCACGGCCACCTTTTGGGCGCGCGTCGGAAATGGAAGGCCGCCCTGGAGTCTCGCGAGTTCTTCCGGGGCTTCGGGATGCTCCCCGGTCCCGCGGCCGGGGTCCTCGACAGGATCCTCGAATCGAAGAACCGTCGCGGACTGGAAGCGGACGAACTGCGTCACCTGACGCTCTATCGGGACTACGCCGACGGTCTCGAAGACGCGGTGGACCTCGCCGTCTTCGGCCACGTCCACCGGCCGGTCGACCAACCGGGACGGCCCCGGATGATCGTCCTCGGGGGTTGGCAGAATCGATCGAGCTTCCTCAAGATCGACCCCTCCGGGGCGAGCTTCCACATCGAGGAACGCGACCCGGATGACGACGCCCAGGCCCGCACGGGCCGGGACCTGAACCCTAGCGAGACGAACTCCGTATCTTGA